AAATTTTTGGATGGTCACCTCTTCGAGACTTCTGCTGGCAAGGCTATTGACCAGTTTGCGAAGCAAGTCTATGGCGTTATAAGTAGCCTGTTGATGCAGCTCATTGAAAAATGATTCTTTTTCCAGCTCAATAGACTCCTCCCAGTTTTTTTGCATAGTCTCCACTTGCTTGCGAGCCTCATGTTCCAGCTCTTTACGTTTCTCATCAGCCTCTGCCTTTGCTTCGCTAATCATCTGTTCCTTTTTATGCTCCAGCTCATCCAGTTTTTGTTGGTAGGTTTCTCGTTTAGTTTCTGCTTCTCCCAGTTTTTGCTGTGCCTCTTCCAAGCGAGATGTTACTTTTTGCTCTCTTTTCTCCATGACATCTCTAAGAGGTCCGTAGAGAAATTTTCTAAGCAGGAACAGCAGAATAAGAAAGTTGACAATCTGGGCCGTTAATGTGAACCAGTCTATATTCATATGACTTTATAGTCCTGTTACGTAATCCCAAAATGGATTCGCAAAGATTATGATTAAAGCAACTACGAAACAGTAGATCGCCGTTGATTCTACCATGGCCAAACCCACAAAGAGTGTCCGGGTGATACTGGGTGTTTCATCGGGCTGTTGGGCTATAGCATTAAGCGCCTGCGATAATGCTCGACCCTCTCCAAGGGCAGGGGCAATGGATCCGACGGCTATCGTGAGACCTGCCATGATGATTGAAACCATTCCAATTATGCTAATAGTATCCATTTTAGTATGGTTAAGTTATAATGTTCAATTGATTCCACTCTCTATGCATACCTATTATCCTTCCTGTTTTTCCAACTGTTTAAGGTTTTGAACTCGTGTTGCCGAGGCGATATATACCAAAGCCAAAATGGCAAAGACATAAGCCTGAATGACCCCAATCAACAGACCGAAAGCTTGCATGACAACCGGAAAAAAAAGCGGACTCAGGCTTAATAAAATGGCTATGATAAGACTGCCGCTCATTATATTGCCAAACAGTCTGATAGCCAGTGCGAGTGTTCGGGAAAGTTCCCCGATAATGTTAAACGGTAGCATAAACGGCGTGGGCTGAATGTAATGCTTCAGATATCCGGAAAATCCCCGGTTTGAAATACCGAAGACCGGCACCGCGATAAATACACAGATGGCCAGAGCTACAGCCGTAGAAAGTGATGCCGTAGGTGATTCTATGGCAGGTATTACACCGATGATATTTGAAACTACAATGAACAGGAAAAGTGTACCGATAAATGGCAGGTACTTATCGGCTTCTTCATGTGTTTCTTCGCGGATTTGATCCAACACCAGCACCACAAATGATTCGAGCAAAGCCTGTCCTCGCCTGATATTCAGTCCGGATGTCAACTTCCTAGTAACAACCCAGGAAAAAACGATAAGCAACAGCATTACCAACCAGGTATTTAGAAGGGTTGCATTCACTTTCAGGAAACCTTCCTGCCAATAAATAATATCATCAATATTGAATTCCATCCGTCTTTTTTTAAGTGTAAATACTTGAATGGTCTACCTTTCCCAGCTTTGATAGCAGCAGCTGCCGCATGGCCAGGAATGAGATCAGAGCAATAGCAAGATACGCCCAGTGGTAGATCACCATGGCATAAAATACCAGCAATACAAAAGCTGCCCTGACGGCGAAACTTAACAGGAGCAGCGTATATGACAA
This is a stretch of genomic DNA from Halalkalibaculum roseum. It encodes these proteins:
- the atpF gene encoding F0F1 ATP synthase subunit B → MNIDWFTLTAQIVNFLILLFLLRKFLYGPLRDVMEKREQKVTSRLEEAQQKLGEAETKRETYQQKLDELEHKKEQMISEAKAEADEKRKELEHEARKQVETMQKNWEESIELEKESFFNELHQQATYNAIDLLRKLVNSLASRSLEEVTIQKFIELLKRMDKKERKRALQSALDFGEGKMKVVSSFELPEETKNEIKNVLKEVFSAELNCEFEISSRLGFGIEMRAEGWKIGWNANIYLEDLTENLEHLFQTGKKEKEHQTIKQGL
- a CDS encoding F0F1 ATP synthase subunit C, with translation MDTISIIGMVSIIMAGLTIAVGSIAPALGEGRALSQALNAIAQQPDETPSITRTLFVGLAMVESTAIYCFVVALIIIFANPFWDYVTGL
- a CDS encoding F0F1 ATP synthase subunit A, giving the protein MEFNIDDIIYWQEGFLKVNATLLNTWLVMLLLIVFSWVVTRKLTSGLNIRRGQALLESFVVLVLDQIREETHEEADKYLPFIGTLFLFIVVSNIIGVIPAIESPTASLSTAVALAICVFIAVPVFGISNRGFSGYLKHYIQPTPFMLPFNIIGELSRTLALAIRLFGNIMSGSLIIAILLSLSPLFFPVVMQAFGLLIGVIQAYVFAILALVYIASATRVQNLKQLEKQEG
- a CDS encoding ATP synthase subunit I: MDWIIILFALLSGALTGFIYFGGLWLTVNKIAQYKLSYTLLLLSFAVRAAFVLLVFYAMVIYHWAYLAIALISFLAMRQLLLSKLGKVDHSSIYT